The nucleotide window GGCTGGTGGTGCCGACGACCGTGGCCGGGCGGGTCAGGTCCGTGCGGATCGTGTAGCGGGTGGACGCCGCCGGGAGGTTCTCCACCGTCTGGCAGAGGTCGCCGTCGTTGTCGAGCAGGGTACGGCCGCCCGCGGTGACCGTCGTGTGCCGTGCGGCGACGGAGGACGCGGGGTGTCCGGCGCCGTCGACGAGGTCGGGGACACACAGGTCGAGGGTGTCGCCGACCCGCTGCGCGCCCCACCCCTGGCCGACCATGGGGCTGAAGACGCCGACGTTGTACGTCGACTCGTACGTCCGGCCCGCCCGGTAGGACACCCGTTGGTCGTCGTAGAAAACGTCGGTCTCTTCACCGGCGGCGTTCAGCTGGCCGACGTTGACCGTCCACCGGAAGCCCTTGGGCGTGGTGACGTACGTCTTCGCCGTCGTCGGCAGCGGGAACGGGTCGCTGATCGTGCCCAGCCCCAGCTCGGGGCCGTACCACAGGGCGTTGACGGAACCCTTGCGGTGGGCGACGGAGGAGCCGATGTTCCGCTTCAGCAGGGCCAGTTCGCTCATCCGCGCCGTGTGCTGGTAGCCGGTGGGGAAGCGGTCGGGCAGGTTGTAGAGCAGGTTGTAGGTGGTGCTGCCCTTCTGCCACAGGCCGCTGAGCTGGGTGCTGAGCCTCCCCGCGGCGGGCGCCGGGCCCAGGCTCGCGGTGCGCAGGTCGGTGAAGGAGTCCGAGAACAGGAGGGTGGTGTTGTAGCGGGTGCCGCCGGTGTCCATGCGGTAGTTGAGGTAGCCGGCCGACATCTTCGCGCCGCCGGGGGCGGTGATCCGGACCGGCTTGGTCTTACGGGCGTCGAAGGTGACCGTGGTGTCCTCGGTGAGCGAGAGCTTCGGCCGGACGAGCGCCGAGGTGCCCTCGCTGGCGCCGTCGCCGATCAGCGTGTCCAGGACGTAGTCGCCGCGCGGGACGCGCACCTTGTAGACGCCCTTGGCGATCTGCTGGGAGTCCTCCAGGACATTGGTCTCGTACTCACCCGAGTAGCCGATGATCTCGGTCAGCGGCGAGCTGACGGGCTTGCCGCCACGGTCGAGGAACTTCAGGGTGAGCTCGTACGCCTCCGCCTCGCGGATCACGCCGAAGGAGGTCCGCACGGACCTGCCGTCGCCGTCGCCCTGCGCGGTGGCGGCGACCGTGCCCGAGTACGCGCCGTCCGCCGCCTCGGTGCGGGTGTCCGAGGTGAGGTCGACGCTCGCGGTGCCGCCCGCGGGGACGGTGAGCTGCCGTGTGCTGAGCGTGAACATGCCGTCGGGGGCGGTGCTGCCCCCGGGGCCGGTCGCGGTGGCCGTCAGGTCCAGGGTGACGGGGCGGTCGCCGTCGTTGCGGTAGGTGACCCGCCGGGTGGCCGGCCGGTCGTCGGTGTGGGGCCACAGCTGCTTGCCGAAGGACACCGACATCTGCTCGCCGACCACGCTCTGGACGAGCGCCCGGGCCACGTCGAGCCTGCCGGTGCCCTGCTGGTAGCCGGTCAGGCCGGCGGTCGGCGTGGTGGACGCGGTGAGTGCCTGCTTGATCCGCGCCCCCGTCCAGTCCGGGTGCCGTTGCGCCAGGATCGCGGCGGCGCCCGCGGCATGCGGTGTCGCCATCGACGTACCGGACATGGAGACGTAGCCGTCGGCGGCCGGGTCGCCCAAAACGCCGTTCGCCGCCTTCGCCGCGACGATGTCGACGCCCGGCGCGGTGAGGTCCGGCTTCAGCGCGCTGTCGGCGGTCGGGCCGATGCTGGAGAACTCGGCGATCCGGTCCTCGCCGTCGACCGCTCCCACGGTGAGCGCCGACTCCGCGGCGCCCGGGGAGCCGACGGTCCCGGCGCCCGGGCCCTCGTTGCCGGCCGCGGCGACGGTGAGCATGCCGGTGCTCTCGGAGAGGGCGTTCACGGCCGTCTCCACCGGGTCTGCCCCCGGGGCGTCCGTCTGGCCGAGGCTGAGGTTGGCCACCTCGGCGCCCTGCGCGGCGGCCCACTCCAGGCCGGCGATGACGCTGGAGTCGGTGCCCTCGCCGTCGTCGTTCAGCACCTTGGCGTTGAGGAGCCGCGCGCCCGGTGCGACGCCCTTGTAGAGGCCGTCGGATCTGGCGCCCGAGCCGGCCACCGTCGCCGCGACGTGCGTGCCGTGGCCGACCCTGTCGTCCGTGCTGCCGGTGCCGCTGAAGTCCTTCGACTCCGTCACCACCGAGGCGAGGTCCGGGTGCGTGGTGTCGATGCCGGTGTCCAGGACGGCGACCTTGACGCCCTTGCCGTCGTACCCGGCGTTCCAGGCGGTCGGCGCGCCGATCCGCATGACGTTGTCGCTGACCTTGTCACTGTCACCCTGAGCAGCAGCCGCTTTGAACCGGCCGTCCAGCCAGACCCGTTCGACGCCCTGTGCGGATGTGAGGGCCTGCCAGGTGCCCTCGGCCTCCTCCTTGCGGACGCTGAGCGCGGCGCCGTCCACGCTGGGCAGTTCACGGCGGACGGTGACGGCCCCTTGTCCGTCCGCGAGCAGCGACCTTTGGGTGTTCCTGCGCTGGGCGGCCTTCCCCTCGTACGACACGATCAGGGGGAGTGTGCCGCGCCGGGTGTCGTCGTAGCCGGCCCGTATCAGACCGCTGACGTCGAACAGCCGCTTGTCCAGGACGCCTTGGCCGATGAGGGCGGCGGCGTCGGCGGGGATGACGTACTGGTCGTCGCCGAGGCGGCGAACGGACAACGGGACGTGTCCACGGCCAGGGGCCCGCCGGACGCCGGTCACCTGGCCCCGGGCATCCAGTTGGACCCGGTCGCCGGTGACGAGGGTGACGTACCGGGCCGGGGAGCCGGTGTCCGGCCGGGCGGCGGTGGCCGCCGCGGCGGTCCGCACGCCGAGGCCGGAGCCGGTGGCCGACACCGAGACGCCCGTCATCACTCCCGCGACCAGCAGGGCGGCCAGCGCCGCCGAAGAGGAACCGAGGCGCACGTCAGCTCGCCTTCCCGGGGACCTGCTTGTTGGCGTCGACGACCGCGCGCTGGGTGATCGCGGAGGTGAACAGGACGGTGCCGGGCTTGAACTCCCCGTCCTTTTCGGCCTTGACCTGGACGGTGCGGTCGCCGAGCAACTGGAGGGTCTTCTTGTCGAAGATCCACTCGGTGCGCTGGCCGTCGGTGTCGTTCTGCCGCGCGATGGCGACCCCGTGGCGGCCCAAGGCGTCGACCGCGTCGTCCACCGCGACGACCCCCGGGATCTTGGCGGCGGCCTTGTACAGGGCGACGGCCACGTCCGCGGGCGGGTAGCTCTCGTTCAGCAGATCGCCGATGGCGACGAAGGCCGCCTGGTCGCGGGGGACTTCGGGGTCCCGGACGGCGTCCGACTCCTTGTAGATCTGCTTCAGCAGTACGTCGGGGTCGGTGGGCAGCTTGACCAGGCTGTCGTACGCCCCGGTGAGCGGGGTGTCCCCGGCCAGGGTGATGTCCTCCTCGCCCTTCTCGATCAGCCAGCCGTCCTTCCCGTCGGTGGACACCCAGACCTGACGGGAGTGCAGCTCCTTGCTGACGATCGTGGTCTTGTCGTCGACGGTCCTGGAGTGGGTGCTGGCCACCTTCGAGGCGATGTAGATGTACTGGCCGTCGTGCGCCGTCGGTCCGGAGGTGTCGGCGGCGGCGAGCGAGATGCGGTCGAGCAGTTGGGGGGCGCCCTTGGCGTCGGCGGCGCCGATCTGGGTGGTCAGGGCGGGGCCGGTGGCCACGGCGGTCTTGCCGCCGTCTCCGTTGCCGCCGGACAGGGCGAGGCCGGCCACGACCGCGCCGGCCACGGCGAAGGCGGCGGCGGGCACCAGGATCGCGCGGCGCAGGAACGGGTTGCGCTGCCGCTGCGGGCCGGGGGTGCGGCTGCCGCGGAGGTCTTCGTGGATCTGGGCCATCATGTGCTCCTTGTGGAACTGGTGGCGGCCCGCCGGCAGATCCCGCTCGACGGAGGGCAGGAGGTCCTGGGTCTCCGTCCACTCAGCCGGGTGCGGCTGGGAGGGGTTGGCGTTCATCGGTTTCCTTCCTGTGCGGACCGGATCACGTATCCGCGATCACCTGTTATCTGCCGGTCTGTGCGGGTGAGTTCCATTTTTTTCCCGCTGAGTTCGCTTTTTTTTCTGAGCAGTTCCGCGTCGGCGAGTTTTCGCAGCTTGCCGCGGGCGCGGGACAGCCGGGAGCGGACGGTGCCGACGGGGATGCCGAGGGCGCGGGCGGCCTCGGCGTACTCCATGCCCTCGCACAGGCACAGGGTCAGGACCTCGCGTTCGGGGCGCTTGAGCGAACTGAGCGCGGTGAGCGTGGCGCTGATGCGGCGCCGGTCGTCCAGCCGGCCTGCGGTCTCCTCGGCGTGGTCCTCGACGTGCTCGTCCGCGGCGTTCGCGGCGGCTGCCGCGCTCGCGGCGTTCCGGTAGCGCCGGTTGCTGCGGTACTGGGCGCGGGCCACGTTGGTGGCGATACCCAGCAGCCAGGGCCGCAGCGAACCCCCTTCGGCCTCGACCGACGCACGGCGCCGCCACGCCTCCATGAACGTCGTCGACATGACGTCCTCGGCCGCGGACCAGTCGGCGGTCAGCCTGAAGGCGTGGTTGTACACGGCGCGGGCATGGTCGTCGAAGAGTTCCGCAAACGCGTTCGGATCTCCGGTTCGCACCCGGGTTCGCATATCTGTGGTCACGTTATGAACTGACTGTCGGAGCAGGCGAGTTCCGGTGACCTACGTCACATCAGCCCCGGGCGTCCCGTACGTCACCAGGGAAGCGCGCGGGCGTGCACCACGTCCAGCCGGGACACCGCGCGGGTCAGGACGACGTACGGCCGGTTTAGGCCGCGCGGCTCGGCCTCCGCGATGGCCGCCGGCTCGACGGCGACGACATGGTCGTACTCCAGGCCCTTGACGAGGGTGGCGGGGATGACGGTGATCCGCGGGGAGGGGGTGAGACCGGCTGCGTCGAGGGCCTCGCGCACACGGGACGCCTCGGCGTCCGCGGCCACGCCCCCTACCGAACCCTCGTGCGCGAGCGCCTCCCGTACGACGGTGGCGACCGGGTCGGCGGCGCCGTCCGCGTGGCGGATGCGCAGGGCGCCGTCGCGGCGGAGCGAACGGGCGCGGGGTACGTCGGTGCCGAGGCGGTCGAGGAGGCGGTCGGCGAGGGCGAGGACCGCGCCGGGGACGCGGAAGCCGACGGTCAGCGGGACGACCGTCGCGTCCGGCTTGCCCAGGTGGGCCAGTTGGAGCGGCCAGGAGCGGGCGGCCCAGGGGGTGGTGCCCTGCGCGAGGTCGCCGAGCACCGTGAGCGAGCCGAAGCGGACGCGGCGGGCGATGGCCCAGCCGAAGCGGCGGCGGATCGCGACGCCCTGGGGGTCGTGGGTGCCGGCCTGGTAGAAAGCACGGGAGACAGGGGCGCGCCAGTCGACGACGAGGGGCGGGGCGGCGGGGTGCGTGCTGATCCGGAGCCGGCCGATGTGATGCCCGGGGCCCTGCCCCACGAAGTCCAGCCGCCCGAAGAACAACGGCCCCTCGGGCAGCTCGTGCAGTTCCTTGGCGCGGCTGCGCAACCCGTACCCGAGAACCTCGGCGTCCGCCCCGGACGCGGAGACGTCCTCCCCGACGACCACCTGCTGATCGGCGCCCTCGATCATCGCGGCGAGGGCGGCACGGCAGACGTCGTGGTGGGCGCGTTCGCGGTGCAGGGCGGCGGTGAGGTCCTCGCGGGCGGTGGGATCGGCGGACGTCATACGGCAAGGGCAAAATCCGTAACTGAGTTACATCTTTTACCGAGTTACGCTCGGCGGAGACCCGGCAGCCCCGCCTCCAGCACCGCGAACGCCCGCTCAGCCGCCGCCTCCGCGTCCCGCCGTACGTCCTCCACCGCCTCCCCCGCCACGATCCGCCGCCAGTTCTCCTCCGCGAGGATCCGCCGTACGGCGATGATCTGGCCGGCTGCCAGTCGGGCGTCGAGACCGCCGCCGAGCACCTCCGCCAGGGCCGTCTCCGAGCGCTCCAGGTAGCCGTGGAGACGGGCGACGAGGGAAGGGGTGCCGTAGAGCATGTCGTAGAAGGCGCGGACGGCCGGATGGTCGTTGAGCCCGGTGACGGGATCGCAGGCGGCGAGCCCGGCGAGGAAGTGCCGGCGCAGGGCGGGAAGGGGCCCGACCCCCTCCTCCCGCGCGACGACGACCCGGGCGGACTCCTCCTCGTGGTCGGCGATCTGGTGCAGGACCAGGTCCTCCTTCGACGGGAAGTACCGGAAGAGCGTCGGCTTGGAGATCTCGGCCGCGGCGGCCACCTCGGCGACGGACACCGCGTCGAACCCCCGCTCCAGGAAGAGCCGAACGGCGATCTCCGACACCTCCTGATACATCCGCCGCCTCTTCAGCTCACGCAGCCCGGTCCCGCTCACGTCCCTCATGAAGGGGAGCCTACGGCGGCCGGGGCACGGTTCAGGCGGGGGTGCGGCCGGCGTCCAGAGATTGTCGGGGTGCCTGTTCCACGTGGCGATGAGGGCCTTGGAGTCCTCGGCCCCTTCGAGGGGGGCGTCCACGGGGACACCCCTCTCGCCGACCCTCGACGCGACCGTCATGGCCTGGGCGAAGTCGGGGATGAGCACCCGGATGGTGACGTTCCGGGTCGGGCCGGGGTCCTCGATCAGCCCTTCGAGGCGGTGGTAGAGCTCGTTGCAAAGCTCACGAAGGCGCCCAGTTCCCGCAGGTCCTTCACCGTGCCGTAGAGCACGTGGCCCAGGACATGGTCCACCTAGGGACCTGTCCGGCCGATCATGCCGCAGACGCGGGGTGTGGCACGCACACCGGCACTGGCCAGGCACCGAGGTTTCCTGCGACTTGACCGGCCGGACAGGTCCTAGGCGGGCAAGAACACGACCGCGACGGAGCATATTCGCGGGCGGGCATGCGGGCGGCCCCGCACTCCGGAGCGGCTGTCCGGGGTACGGGGCCGATCGGCGCGGCGTGCTGGCGCGCGGATCACAGGGAGCTGACGAACCGGGCGATGGCCTTGCGGCTGGTGCGGGCGGTGAGCGTGAAGGTGCGGATGGGCTTGTGCGAACCGCTGCGGCGGACGATCACGCGTCCGTGGGGGAAGCCTTCGATCCATCCGCCTTCGGCCAGCTCGAAGTGGTACCGGGTTGACCCGATTGCAGGTGAAAGACGGGTCAGACGACATGCACCGCAGGACTCTTCTAGGCGGGGTCGTCGCAGCCGCGGCGACCCCGGTCATATCTCCTACTCCTGCCGCTGATGCCACCGACGGTGGCGGCGGGCAGGCCGCCGCCCTGCGCCTGTCCACCAGCGCCTACAGACGGCTCGACGGCTCCACCCCGTCCCGCGACCTGTACGACACCGTCGAGTCTCACATCCGGCTCATCCAGAGCATCACCCGATCCGCGAACAGCGACGGCGACCGGACACGGCTGGCAGCAGTGGGCAGCGAAGCTGCCTCCTTCGCGGGCTGACTCGCGTGGGACAAGGGCGACAACGGCTCCGCCCGTTCCTGGTACGGCGCAGCGATCAAGGCCGCCAAGTCGGCCGGTAACCCCTTGCTCGCCGCCTACCAGACCGGCACGCTCGCCCAGTTCGAGGCACACGCCGGAAACGGTGTGGAGGCACTCAACCTCGCCCGCCGGGCACGGCGCGCGCTCGGCGACCGGCGTCCGGCCGTCGCGGATGCGTGGCTCGCCAGCGTCGAAGCGCTCGGCCACGCGGCAGCCGGAGACCGACGGGCGGCCGACAAAGCCCTGACCGCGAGCCGGGCCGGGGCAGAGGCCCTGAAGGCATCCGAGGAGCCTCCTCCCTGGCCGTGGGTGTTCTCCTTCACCCCGGACAAGGTGGCCGCCTGCCGGGTGACGTGCGGCGCACGGCTCGGCCTCTCGGACTGGGTGATCAGCGATGACGTAGAAGCCCTGGCCACCGGCCACGCCAAGCAACGCGCCCTGCTGGTACTGGACATCGCCGCCGGTTACCTCGCCGCCGGCAGGGTGGAGGCCGCGTTCGCCCTCGCCTCGCGCGCCCTCGATGCCGGCCTGACGTACCGGTCCGGGCGAATCGTGGAGCGCGCCCGCGCCGTGCGCCGTACCCTCACAACCGCCTCACCACCCAAGATGGTGCGGGACTTCGACGACCGCCTCCACGACGTCTACCTGTAGGAGAGGGGATCACGGCATGCGCGTAGGGATCACCGGCCACCGCGGACTCAGCAAGGAAGTAGAGCAACGGGTGCGCGCGATGCTCGTTGAGGCCGTACACGGCTTTGCCGCCGACGATCTAACGGCCGTGTCGTGCATCGCCGACGGCCCCGATGCCTGGTTCGCCCAAGCGGTACTGAAGCACGGCGGACAGCTCGAAGTTGTCCTACCCGCCACCGAGTACCGCGAGAGCCTCCCGGAGTGGCACCACCCCGTCTATGACGAGCTGTACAGCAGCGCGGCCGACGTCCACGAGACCGGCATGACCGAGTCCACCTCTGAGGCGCACCAGGCCGGCAGTGAAATCCTTGTGGGCCTCGTCGACGAGCTCATTGCGGTGTGGGACGGGAAACCAGCCCGGGGGTACGGCGGAACAGCGGATGCGGTCGCGTACGCCGAGCGGACCGGTGTACCGGTGCGCATCGTGTGGCCGGACGGCGCCAGCCGCTGACCGGCGCCAACCGAGCGGCCCACCCCATGGGGGGCGGGCCGCCGCCGTCTCCGGGTGAGCGGTCAGGCGGCGGAGGCTTTCTGCCTCACGCCCGCCCCCACTTCGCCGACGCGTCCGCGAAGCAGTAGGAGCACAGCGGGCATCCGCCGTGTCCGTACCGCCGGGTCTTCCGGTGGCACACCGTGCAAGGGCCGACCTGGTCGCCACTGGACGTCAGCGCCGAGGGGTCCGGCTCGGTGATCGGGGGCGCGGGCGTGGCCATCGGGTGTGCCCCTCTTCCTCATGGGCGACGGGCGGCGATGTCGCGCTCGAACGCAAAATAGAACACGGCGGCTGGGCCCCGGTGTCAGTGCCTCGCCGTACCGTGGACCCATGCCCCACTCCCTCTGGCCTCACGGCCGGATGACGCCTGCCCTCGACCAGGTCAACGAACGCATCCGCCGACTCATGGACGAGCCCGCCGGGGACGAGCGCACCGAGGCCTACGCCCGGCTCCTCGTCGAGTGGGCCGAGGTCTTCCGCGACGACGTCGTACAAGCCGCGTAGACGGCGACACCCCGCCCGATTTCCAGGCCGGGCGGGGCGTCAGGGTCATCCGAGTAGCAGCATCAACTCGTGGACTCCGTCACCCTACGAACCGGGTCTGACATCGCCTGGCTCCAGACCCGGGTGGGTGGTCGCATAGTGCTCGGTGATCGGTGCCTCGACGCGTCTGCGGAACACCTCATGGCGGGCGTTCGCCTGCGCGGTGAGCGCCTCGTCGAGCTTTGCCGGGTCCAGGGGCACGAAGAACGGCGCGACCGGCTCGCGGCTCGGATTCTCGTCATGGTGCCAGCCGCAGCCGAGTGACACGAGAAGCGAATCGTCCCTGACAGCGGGTGCCCGAAGCCGTACGGGTAGTCAGGCATAGGAATGATGCTCGGCTCGGGCGGCGGCGCCGCTTCGGCCGCCCGGCGCGCGGCGTCCAGCTCCGCCCACATCTCGGTCGGCGACTTCTGCGGCAGCCGGGCGAAGAATGCATCAAGGTCCGGATCAGGCGTTATGCCCTCAGCATCACAAAGACAGCAGAACGCCCGCCCCGGAGCGGTGGGCGGGCGTTCGATCAAGGGGACGCGGGGGCCGCGCCCGGCGGAGCGGTCGGCTCCTCCTCGTCCGGCAGGAGCTGCGCGAGCCGTGCATTCGCCAGGTCGACGGCGTCCCGCAGGCTCCCACCGCTGTTGGGATACAGCTCGTGCTCGACACGGGCGAGGCGGTCCTCAATCCCGCTCACGCGCTCCATCACCCCGGCCCGGCCCGGCACACCCGGGCGGCCCCTCGCAAGGCCGACCGAGACAAAACGCGCGCGCCGAGCAGCCACTCGAACCCCCCGCCCCATGCGGACCGCGTCAACGCGCGGGCCGCGGCTCACATGTACAGACCGTCGGCATCAGGGCAGGGTCGACCGCGCTCCCCAGCACGGAAACCGAATGACTCGTTCCTGAATTGGATCAGCGAACGTGGGCAGTAGCTGCTGTGAATATGCCGTGAACAGGCCAACCAGAAGAAAGGTTCCAGCCAACACAGGTGATGCTGATCATGCACAGCCTTCTCTCGGCGAATCAGCCACCGCCGACCTCCCACCAGGGCAAACACCCCAAGACAACCCCGTCAGGAGAAGGAGGCCGCCGCGGTGTGAGCGAGCGCCGCCCGTGTGGGTGATGACAGCCGGGCGGTTCGGCGAGACGCTCAGCAGAGAGTCGAGAACACCACAGACCACTTCAGGGCCCGGTCGCGCTGCGCGGCCGGGCTCGCGCCGTGCGGCGGCGCGAGCTGTACCGCAACAGCTGTGCCGCCCGGGCCGCCTGCTGGCCGTGCGGGAGTACGCCAGCAGGCGGCCGGGGTCCCGAAGGCGCGGGCTGAGGGGGTGGAGTGGCCGGTGAACGTCGCCCTCGCGCGGCCCGTGACGCAGCTGCCGAAGGGTCCGTCGTGGGCTTACGAGATCAAGTTATGGACGGGGCTTCTTCTTGTCCGTTGTCCATAGCGAACTCCGCTTGGGGAGCCCCTCGTTCGTGATCCGCAGCCGGGTGCTCAGGTCAGGGTCTGGGCTGCGTACAGGGCCCCGAGGGCAGTGGCGAGGGTGCCGAGGAGGAGGCGTAGGGCGCGTTCGGGCAGGCGGGGTTGGAGGCGGGCGCCGAGGTAGCCGCCGATCAGGCCGCCGGTGCCGCAGGCGAGTCCGAGCCCCCAATCGGGGGCGACGTCTCCGGGGCTGACGAGGGACAGCAGCGCATAGGTTGCGGCGCCGACGAGGGACGTGGCGAAGGTGGCGGCGAGCGCGGCCGGCGCCACACGGGCGACGGGCAGGCCGCGGCCGACGAGGATCGGGCCCAGGAGGGAGCCGCCGCCGATACCGTAGATGCCGCCGACTACGCCGACCGCCAGGGCGAGGCCGGTCAGGGTGCGCGGGGCCAACTCGCCTGTGGGCGAAGGCCGGTGTCGGGACGGGATGAGGGTGCGCAGGCACAGCCACAGGCCGAGTGGCAGCAGCAGTGCGGCGATCAGGAGGCGGAAGACGCCGGGGCCGGGGAGGGCGAAGACGCGGAGGGCGGCGCCGATGACGACGCCGGGCAGGGTGCCCAGCACCAGGCGCCGGGCGAGGCCGCCGCGCAGGGCGCCGTCGTTGCGGTAGCGCCACAGGGCGCCGGGTCCGGCGACGACGTTGAACAGCAGGTTCGTCGGGGTGACGGCCGGGTTGGGCACGCCGAAGACGCTCAGCTGGACCGGGAGGAGGAACACTGCGCCGGACACGCCGACCGGTGCGGTCACGGTCGCGATCAGCAGCCCGGCGACCAGGCCTGCTGGCACTGTCCAGTCCACCGTCGCCCCCTGCCCGTTGCTCGCCTGGCCAGTATCAACGCCTCGCAGGACAGCGAGGTGACCTGCA belongs to Streptomyces graminofaciens and includes:
- a CDS encoding CU044_5270 family protein; this encodes MNANPSQPHPAEWTETQDLLPSVERDLPAGRHQFHKEHMMAQIHEDLRGSRTPGPQRQRNPFLRRAILVPAAAFAVAGAVVAGLALSGGNGDGGKTAVATGPALTTQIGAADAKGAPQLLDRISLAAADTSGPTAHDGQYIYIASKVASTHSRTVDDKTTIVSKELHSRQVWVSTDGKDGWLIEKGEEDITLAGDTPLTGAYDSLVKLPTDPDVLLKQIYKESDAVRDPEVPRDQAAFVAIGDLLNESYPPADVAVALYKAAAKIPGVVAVDDAVDALGRHGVAIARQNDTDGQRTEWIFDKKTLQLLGDRTVQVKAEKDGEFKPGTVLFTSAITQRAVVDANKQVPGKAS
- a CDS encoding S8 family peptidase, encoding MRLGSSSAALAALLVAGVMTGVSVSATGSGLGVRTAAAATAARPDTGSPARYVTLVTGDRVQLDARGQVTGVRRAPGRGHVPLSVRRLGDDQYVIPADAAALIGQGVLDKRLFDVSGLIRAGYDDTRRGTLPLIVSYEGKAAQRRNTQRSLLADGQGAVTVRRELPSVDGAALSVRKEEAEGTWQALTSAQGVERVWLDGRFKAAAAQGDSDKVSDNVMRIGAPTAWNAGYDGKGVKVAVLDTGIDTTHPDLASVVTESKDFSGTGSTDDRVGHGTHVAATVAGSGARSDGLYKGVAPGARLLNAKVLNDDGEGTDSSVIAGLEWAAAQGAEVANLSLGQTDAPGADPVETAVNALSESTGMLTVAAAGNEGPGAGTVGSPGAAESALTVGAVDGEDRIAEFSSIGPTADSALKPDLTAPGVDIVAAKAANGVLGDPAADGYVSMSGTSMATPHAAGAAAILAQRHPDWTGARIKQALTASTTPTAGLTGYQQGTGRLDVARALVQSVVGEQMSVSFGKQLWPHTDDRPATRRVTYRNDGDRPVTLDLTATATGPGGSTAPDGMFTLSTRQLTVPAGGTASVDLTSDTRTEAADGAYSGTVAATAQGDGDGRSVRTSFGVIREAEAYELTLKFLDRGGKPVSSPLTEIIGYSGEYETNVLEDSQQIAKGVYKVRVPRGDYVLDTLIGDGASEGTSALVRPKLSLTEDTTVTFDARKTKPVRITAPGGAKMSAGYLNYRMDTGGTRYNTTLLFSDSFTDLRTASLGPAPAAGRLSTQLSGLWQKGSTTYNLLYNLPDRFPTGYQHTARMSELALLKRNIGSSVAHRKGSVNALWYGPELGLGTISDPFPLPTTAKTYVTTPKGFRWTVNVGQLNAAGEETDVFYDDQRVSYRAGRTYESTYNVGVFSPMVGQGWGAQRVGDTLDLCVPDLVDGAGHPASSVAARHTTVTAGGRTLLDNDGDLCQTVENLPAASTRYTIRTDLTRPATVVGTTSRLTAAWTFTSKQPAQPADSKAMPLSTVRFHPKLTPVGTARAGHRTTVPLSIEGPAAAHLKSLAVKVSYNGGTTWSNAPVTTRNAKKTLTLTHPKTARSVSLKATLTDTTGNTYTVTILKAYLLT
- a CDS encoding TetR/AcrR family transcriptional regulator, whose protein sequence is MSGTGLRELKRRRMYQEVSEIAVRLFLERGFDAVSVAEVAAAAEISKPTLFRYFPSKEDLVLHQIADHEEESARVVVAREEGVGPLPALRRHFLAGLAACDPVTGLNDHPAVRAFYDMLYGTPSLVARLHGYLERSETALAEVLGGGLDARLAAGQIIAVRRILAEENWRRIVAGEAVEDVRRDAEAAAERAFAVLEAGLPGLRRA
- a CDS encoding DNA-binding protein, which codes for MLAAYQTGTLAQFEAHAGNGVEALNLARRARRALGDRRPAVADAWLASVEALGHAAAGDRRAADKALTASRAGAEALKASEEPPPWPWVFSFTPDKVAACRVTCGARLGLSDWVISDDVEALATGHAKQRALLVLDIAAGYLAAGRVEAAFALASRALDAGLTYRSGRIVERARAVRRTLTTASPPKMVRDFDDRLHDVYL
- a CDS encoding sulfite exporter TauE/SafE family protein, which codes for MDWTVPAGLVAGLLIATVTAPVGVSGAVFLLPVQLSVFGVPNPAVTPTNLLFNVVAGPGALWRYRNDGALRGGLARRLVLGTLPGVVIGAALRVFALPGPGVFRLLIAALLLPLGLWLCLRTLIPSRHRPSPTGELAPRTLTGLALAVGVVGGIYGIGGGSLLGPILVGRGLPVARVAPAALAATFATSLVGAATYALLSLVSPGDVAPDWGLGLACGTGGLIGGYLGARLQPRLPERALRLLLGTLATALGALYAAQTLT
- a CDS encoding RNA polymerase sigma factor — its product is MTTDMRTRVRTGDPNAFAELFDDHARAVYNHAFRLTADWSAAEDVMSTTFMEAWRRRASVEAEGGSLRPWLLGIATNVARAQYRSNRRYRNAASAAAAANAADEHVEDHAEETAGRLDDRRRISATLTALSSLKRPEREVLTLCLCEGMEYAEAARALGIPVGTVRSRLSRARGKLRKLADAELLRKKSELSGKKMELTRTDRQITGDRGYVIRSAQEGNR